Genomic segment of Pongo pygmaeus isolate AG05252 chromosome 1, NHGRI_mPonPyg2-v2.0_pri, whole genome shotgun sequence:
tcaaatggtatttctgcctctaggtctttgaggaattgccacactgtcttccatgatgGCTGAACTAGTTTGCACCctcatcagcagtgtaaaaacattcctttttctcccaacttcaccagcacctgttgttttttgactttttaacagtagtcattctgactggtgtaaaatactatctcattgtggttttgatttgcatttatttaatgatcagtgatgttgagctttttctcatatgttttttggccacatgtgtgtcttctttggagaagtatctgttcatgtcctttgcccacttgctaatggggttgtttgtttttttcttgtaaatttaagttccttatagatgctagatattagacatttgtcagacagatagattgcaaaaactttctcccattctataggttgtctgtttactttgttgatagtttattttgctgtgcagaagctctttagtttgtttgtttatttattcattcatttatttatttagatgaagtcttgctctgtcacccaggctggagtgcagtggcacgatcttggctcattgcatcctctgcctcctctgttcaagtgattcttgtgcctgagcctcccaagtatctgggactacaggcgcatgccaacatgcctgtctaatttttatatttttggtaccgatggggtttcaccatgttggccgggctgatcttgaactcacaTAATCTTGAACtcagacctcagatgatctgcctgccttggtctcccaaagtgctgggattacaggtgtgagccaccacatgtggcctctttagtttaattagattccatttgtcaatgtttacttttgttgcaattgcttttggcatctttgtcatggaatctttgcccatgcctaagtcctgaatggtattgcctaggttttcttctaggattgttatagtttgaggttttacacgtaagtctttaattcatcttgacttgatttttgtCAAGGAtgttgtaaggaaggggtccagctcaaattttctacacatggctagccagttcttccagcagcatttattaaatagggaatcttttccccattgcttgttttgtcaggtttgtcaaagatcagatagttataagTGTGTAGTCCTATATttaagttctctattctgttccattggtctatgtgtctgttcttgtaccagtattctgctgttttggttactgtagcccagcagtataggtttttttttttttctttttaacataaaCTCAAGATTTTATCACcttcataataaaacaaaaagtgatACTTAGAACTGGATCACTTGgtcctttctctttttatctccTCATAGTTCAAAATGTTTGCATCTTTTAGTAGCCAGTATTCTCTTAGATCTGCAGTTGGGCTGAACACACTCAAGCCTTAGCAcaatcttctttgtagttttagcCTTTTTCTGGAAAATCAGCTTAGTCTGCCCACCATAGCCACTCCGCTTCCTGTCATAATACCACTTTTCCTGGGCATACAGAGAATCCTTGCCCTTCTTGCACTGCATTACTTTGTGAGATTGGTGCCTGCCACACTTTTTACAGGAAGTCCGGTGGGTCTTAGAAATGTTCGCCATGTTTGCATGAGCACTATCACCACAGAAAGAAAGAGGATGGGCCAGAAATGGAAGTATATAggtgtagtatagtttgaagtcgggtagtgtAATGCCTTCAGCCTTGGTCTTttacttaggattgccttggctattcaggctcttttttggttccatatgaattttgaaacagtttttttttaattctgtgaagaatatcaatggtagtttcatggggatagcattgaatctataaattgctttgggcagtatggccattttcacaatactgattcttcctatccatgagcatggactgttttctatttgtgtgtgtgtgtgtcctctgatttctttgagcactggtttgtagttATCCTTATAGAGGTCCATCACTtcctttgttagctgtatttctgggtattttattcttttttgtggcaattgtgaatgggagttcattcatgatttggctcttggcttgcctattgttggtgtataggaatgctaacaatttttgtacattgattttatatttggagactgctgaagttgcttatcagcttaagaagcttttaggctgagatgatggggttttctagatacaggatgtcatctgcaaacaaagatagtttgacttcgtctattcctattttaatatcctttatttatttctcttgcctgatttccctgaccagaacttccaatactatgttgaatcggtgagagagggcaaacttatcttgtgccggttttcaaggtgaatgcctccagcttttgcccatttggtatgatattggctgtgggtttgtcatagatggctatTATTAATTTGGGGTACGTTCCTtaaatacctactttattgagagtttttaagacgaaggatgttgaattttattgaaagcctttgctgcatctattgagataatcatgtagtttttgtatTTAGCACTGTTTATGTGAGGAATCACATTGATTGAGTTGCACATATTAAACCTGTCTTGCATCCTCGGGATGAAGGCCACTTGATtctggtagataagctttttgatatgctgctgaattcagtttgccaatattttgttcaGCATTGTTGCATTGatgttaatcaaggatattggcctgaaattttgttgttgttgtatctctgccaggttttggtatcagggtgatgctggcctcatagaatgagttagggaggagtccttccttttcaatcttttggAATAGGTTTAGTAGAAAGGTGCCAGGTCTCCTTtttacctctagtagaattcagttgtgaatctatctggtccttgGTTTTTTTCATTGATAGGCTATTtgttactgcctcagtttcaaaactcattattggtccattcagggattcaatttcttcctagttcagtcttggaaggttgtatgtgtccaggaatttattcatttttttctagattttctagtttatgtgcataaaggtgtttatagtattctctgatggttgtttg
This window contains:
- the LOC129030008 gene encoding large ribosomal subunit protein eL42-like, whose protein sequence is MANISKTHRTSCKKCGRHQSHKVMQCKKGKDSLYAQEKWYYDRKRSGYGGQTKLIFQKKAKTTKKIVLRLECVQPNCRSKRILATKRCKHFEL